In Ictalurus punctatus breed USDA103 chromosome 3, Coco_2.0, whole genome shotgun sequence, the following are encoded in one genomic region:
- the nin gene encoding ninein isoform X4, with the protein MDGEGDQRDQHEERLREVFQSFDGSGAGSLSPEELTELCHALQLADQALHTLLHTLFDTQDQRVEFEQFKDALILVLSSNEETLAKENPPRPVSPEVQPRFVKGTKRYGRRSTPEFTHSSSDLVRTPSVERDEDAATRTSDGTLPVKRERWNADVSSPEEYEAEGQLHLWNPDELGTPHGSMVPLSDLEERLYSACQQLSLPLHGTATIQQLRTLCQHLGLEVGEDVFQSAHEKNVSVQEFVSCIQTNSKPPTPSASTPYRQLKRHHSTQPFDEMGRRISSVMSSTIGLRLFSELDDGTGHTAVELLLDAWLEDGVENSSEVLQALDFSLEGKVNLSELATALENELMVTKNSIHQVALASFKAEIRYLLERVDLELREKEKLHSDLEKAEKLKSQLASEVDEHHSAIERVNNLNLRKLEQEHKDRVVALKVELSREVELVQQQAIKQREELEQELSRIREDETFLRERLTLMIKENGRLEAELLDSTERLIEAEAQLNKLQKNLDNVLREKFGDVDLSNAEIYQQEERLRQLRNSYEEQCQELQDRIDELQAQLEEFRGLSRAPQTSLVPSLSDELDSKSPGMDSDQGLGSEEGQPFNMSLEAEMMLEHLKEQHIREVEDIKAQLDSTVNKCEHRLEEQKASLEEEKSLLSLQHQQEVKAMREEINEALKRTRDLQEQLEQERRSMEAQQSVERAELHAAYQRQIDSLSQEVQDARIHALELEELLRVLEERERGVEESRARDKEELSRAHAEELHQMELQYKETLKTSLQKQKGEAEKTLSEELEKERKHLEEVHGEVLRVQLEEVQQRAEQERIELERRLREEWEWDRKQLEESRRKTVHEELERSQKEQEESSKRLREQWEKELTLLQEQHHTELQKCLQQERERLQAQEEDKEHRMIEEWERERVQLHEQHEEVLQARLEGQRAQYQAQGEEQERKWQKVLEEQQGQMEEAHREAMQELSMKHSEENEILSCMLEKLRTDIGKEREVPENHFTQRIREVEALYSDDKEVVLKHFQTDVCDLEQHYQSKVAALTQRYAVDHVRWEAKMETANQEAEQQRKLLQEALQLEKETIGTDLTQERKRLDHSYTLDTDALMERNLHLQSELENIVKSEQIKEFCRELSELCNRLQENLKDKDTLLVQTENKAAKLELLLNQAMDDLARERVKFLDCLFQLERQHAETLSFVEKQQQERSDLVTELKELRGKIEEMEHHLHQAVEDFQNECLELQGTVADLEEKLKNSVSLAVKQEEQIEALLAEGDKLTLKGHQMKSCVREAIRSQTMSNDLPKDIMIEPQDPSADSFIVNDIHNNVMAEQSKGFCVLGENSPIAQHEELKRQLSLQEKDTRDFGNPEPFNAQVLKIISGEILTCRGGNNTDGTEKLDDDCFIDDDEASSTEELHEPYSYEPLCVDIAERPGSITKDSVSFPFNNFGVSSTEEITELGPDHEFVIASLGTRSFIEETKSLVVGELCKNSAEANSEVINIVSEDIVRPKGAEKCNSTDSEVADIDRVNITEHDEGTQNIELNHGTFFKDTVEMADEEVPRWSSDEFNPVGVLVKNGTVCISTEIVQHDSNTARGFKGANITTNTTDPDLLVVTVTQAEVSYHEEPMQGHEMQEKIEVDTTTIVKTDDSSTTSSPHQVLALECGPMLKKEHEQTAYGADLCAIEILELQAIAVQFKYQSHLLELLEEQNRSTMKQNLSLQAQLVNLQQRNDKLEMMLDLNKGKLLTNQKVLEESHDLRIDLTAMAGHAKELEINASDLAELQVCNEKCVCENVELAEQKMKPERRAQDLESKTHIVRDFEEQHSSLMKQIMSMHKENARLSTAVQDLEHQDKVLLTLQEETSVDSSDDSFQDLSFQLGVKIATMWELEDCCLEFDKQNPCLQSAFTHLQKKSLRIKKKIQEHRNEAGRLAEENLLLRQNISELREEDLKEKQQELLLKVEHFRKEKNAAQKMADGLKRQISELRRRGKQLEEENSALSQQNAKHALGVNTLQHTLEDVIIHHGNGSFSERSEIKDGSFAASVSRTEKLEEEKKLLRTELNRCVEKMAQLRSAETQLAQLLQERQQADKHNKALRTQMIKAQENIQALDFTLQGLTQQNARLKSDLRVTQQERDTLKQEVISLHKQLQDTSEKCRLVEMSVSGSSHQGKHVWAEMSGLKEAELNLLREENQRLLREINDARLELSSAREKARQLEALVLSVKLQKQQNQASLAKTAEQERLALKREMEALQTQLNNTLCDGSEEQREIENLHAENERLRNRQTILESQLMEAQIIAMLPPSPRRLSAERRGQRHVDEMNPDMNKEQEVALLKMEEKMKDVELTLRNVKLLLKEKVSQLKEQLNKNSKADVLIKGLYVENAQLLKALEVSEQRQKVAEKKNYLLEEKISSLNKIVRELSPSPLMPVPYHMTRS; encoded by the exons AGCTGGGTACACCACATGGTAGCATGGTACCCCTCAGTGATCTGGAGGAGAGACTGTACAGTGCCTGCCAGCAGCTCTCACTGCCCCTGCATGGCACCGCTACCATACAACAACTACGCACACTCTGCCAGCACCTTGGCttagag GTAGGAGAGGATGTCTTCCAGTCTGCACATGAGAAGAATGTAAGTGTGCAGGAGTTTGTATCTTGCATCCAAACCAACAGCAAACCACCTACTCCTTCTGCCTCAACACCTTACAGACAGCTAAAGAGACATCACTCTACGCAG CCGTTTGATGAGATGGGTCGCAGGATCTCATCTGTGATGAGTAGCACAATCGGACTGCGGCTGTTTTCCGAATTAGACGACGGAACGGGACACACAGCAGTGGAGCTACTTCTGGATGCCTGGCTAGAAGACGGTGTAGAGAACAGCTCTGAAGTCCTGCAG GCTCTGGATTTCAGCCTGGAAGGAAAGGTGAATCTGAGTGAACTGGCTACAGCGCTGGAGAATGAGCTTATGGTCACAAAGAACTCCATCCACCAAGTGGCACTGGCGAGCTTTAAGGCTGAGATCAGATACCTCCT TGAGCGTGTGGATCTGGAGCtcagggagaaagagaagctTCACTCTGATTTGGAGAAAGCAGAGAAGCTCAAGTCCCAGCTGGCCTCTGAGGTGGACGAGCATCACTCCGCCATCGAACGCGTCAATAACCTTAACCTGCG GAAGTTGGAGCAGGAACATAAGGACCGTGTGGTGGCTCTGAAGGTGGAGCTGAGCAGAGAAGTGGAGCTTGTACAGCAGCAGGCCATTAAGCAGAGAGAAGAGCTGGAACAGGAACTCAGTAGGATCAGAGAGGATGAGACCTTCCTCAGAGAACGCCTCACTTTGATGATTAAG GAAAACGGGCGTTTGGAGGCGGAGCTACTGGACAGCACAGAGCGGCTGATTGAAGCGGAGGCCCAGCTTAATAAACTGCAAAAGAACCTGGACAATGTTCTCAGAGAGAAG tttggtGATGTGGACCTTAGCAATGCTGAGATCTATCAGCAGGAGGAACGTCTCAGGCAGCTGCGCAATAGCTACGAGGAGCAGTGTCAG GAACTGCAGGATCGTATAGATGAGTTGCAGGCTCAGTTGGAGGAGTTTCGTGGTTTAAGCCGAGCCCCGCAGACCTCCCTCGTGCCCTCTCTGTCTGATGAGCTGGACAGCAAGAGTCCTGGCATGGATTCAGATCAAG gcCTAGGTTCCGAAGAAGGGCAGCCCTTTAACATGAGTCTGGAGGCAGAGATGATGCTGGAGCATTTGAAAGAGCAACACATCAGAGAAGTGGAAGACATCAAAGCACAGCTAGATTCCACG GTGAACAAGTGTGAGCACAGGCTGGAAGAACAAAAGGCCTCTCTTGAGGAGGAGAAGAGTCTGCTGTCCTTACAGCACCAACAGGAGGTAAAGGCTATGAGGgaagaaataaatgaagcacTGAAGCGAACTCGAGATTTGCAggagcaactggagcaggagcGACGCAGCATGGAGGCTCAGCAGAGTGTCGAGCGTGCTGAGCTACATGCTGCTTACCAACGGCAGATCGATTCCCTCAGCCAGGAGGTGCAGGATGCCAGGATCCATGCATTGGAGCTGGAGGAGCTGCTCAGGGTGCtggaggagcgagagagaggagtggaggagagcAGAGCGAGGGACAAAGAAGAGCTGAGCAGGGCTCATGCCGAGGAGCTTCACCAAATGGAACTGCAGTACAAGGAGACACTCAAGACCAGTCTGCAGAAGCAGAAGGGGGAGGCAGAGAAGACACTCTCAGAGGagttggagaaagaaaggaagcaTCTGGAAGAAGTTCATGGGGAGGTGCTGAGGGTTCAATTAGAGGAGGTGCAGCAGAGAGCTGAGCAGGAGCGAATCGAATTGGAAAGGAGGCTCAGGGAAGAGTGGGAGTGGGACAGGAAGCAACTAGAGGAGAGCAGAAGGAAAACAGTTCATGAGGAGCTGGAACGTTCACAGAAAGAGCAGGAGGAAAGCAGTAAGAGGCTCAGAGAGCAGTGGGAAAAGGAGCTTACTCTTCTACAAGAACAACATCATACTGAGCTGCAGAAGTGTTTACAGCAGGAAAGGGAGCGACTGCAGGCCCAGGAGGAAGACAAGGAGCATAGAATGATTGAGGAGTGGGAAAGAGAGCGAGTTCAGCTACATGAGCAGCATGAGGAGGTGCTGCAGGCCAGGCTAGAGGGGCAGAGAGCACAGTATCAGGCACAGGGAGAGGAGCAAGAAAGGAAGTGGCAGAAAGTGCTGGAAGAACAACAGGGCCAAATGGAAGAGGCACACAGGGAAGCCATGCAGGAGCTGAGTATGAAACACAGTGAAGAGAACGAGATATTGAGCTGCATGCTGGAGAAACTACGCACAGACATCGGCAAGGAGAG GGAAGTGCCAGAGAATCACTTTACTCAGAGAATCAGAGAAGTTGAGGCCCTTTACTCTGATGACAAGGAAGTGGTACTGAAGCATTTTCAGACAGATGTATGTGACCTGGAACAGCACTACCAGAGCAAAGTAGCAGCACTTACCCAGCGCTATGCTGTAGACCATGTGCGATGGGAGGCAAAGATGGAAACTGCCAACCAGGAGGCAGAGCAGCAAAGGAAACTCCTGCAGGAGGCTCTTCAGTTGGAGAAGGAGACTATAGGTACAGATCTCACACAAGAGCGAAAGAGGCTAGACCATAGCTATACATTAGATACGGATGCCCTAATGGAGAGAAACCTACACCTTCAGAGCGAACTGGAGAATATTGTTAAATCTGAACAAATCAAAGAGTTTTGCCGTGAATTAAGTGAGCTGTGCAACAGACTACAGGAGAATCTGAAAGACAAAGACACATTGCTAGTACAGACAGAAAACAAAGCTGCAAAACTTGAGCTATTGCTTAATCAGGCTATGGATGACTTAGCCCGAGAGAGGGTGAAGTTTCTAGACTGTCTGTTTCAATTGGAGAGACAGCATGCTGAGACCTTGTCATTTGTTGAGAAACAGCAGCAAGAGAGGAGTGACTTGGTCACAGAGCTTAAGGAGCTGAGAGGAAAGATTGAGGAGATGGAACATCATCTCCACCAGGCTGTGGAAGACTTTCAGAATGAGTGTCTAGAGCTGCAGGGCACTGTGGCTGATCTGGAAGAGAAACTGAAGAACAGCGTCTCCTTAGCAGTGAAACAAGAAGAACAGATAGAAGCACTTTTGGCTGAAGGAGACAAACTGACACTTAAAGGTCATCAGATGAAGTCATGTGTCAGAGAAGCCATTAGATCTCAAACCATGAGTAATGATCTCCCCAAAGATATTATGATTGAGCCTCAAGATCCATCAGCAGACAGTTTCATTGTCAACGATATCCACAATAATGTGATGGCAGAACAGTCAAAAGGCTTCTGTGTTCTGGGAGAGAATTCACCAATAGCACAGCATGAAGAACTTAAAAGACAATTGTCCCTGCAGGAGAAAGACACAAGAGACTTTGGGAACCCAGAGCCTTTCAATGCACAGGTGTTAAAAATCATCAGTGGGGAGATTCTCACCTGTCGAGGAGGTAATAATACAGATGGCACTGAAAAGCTGGATGATGACTgctttattgatgatgatgaggctTCTAGTACTGAGGAACTACATGAACCTTACAGCTATGAGCCATTGTGTGTTGATATTGCAGAAAGACCAGGCAGTATCACCAAGGATTCTGTAAGTTTTCCTTTTAACAATTTTGGTGTCTCCAGCACTGAAGAAATCACTGAACTTGGTCCAGATCATGAGTTTGTGATCGCTAGTCTTGGCACTAGATCTTTTATTGAAGAGACCAAATCTCTAGTTGTTGGGGAATTATGTAAGAATTCTGCTGAAGCAAACAGTGAGGTCATCAACATTGTGTCTGAGGATATAGTGAGGCCAAAAGGTGCAGAGAAGTGTAATTCCACTGATTCTGAAGTAGCAGACATAGATCGAGTGAATATCACAGAGCATGATGAAGGTACACAAAATATTGAACTGAACCATGGTACATTCTTTAAAGATACTGTTGAGATGGCAGATGAAGAGGTACCAAGGTGGAGCAGTGATGAGTTTAATCCTGTGGGAGTGTTGGTGAAGAATGGTACCGTTTGCATAAGTACAGAGATAGTTCAACATGATTCTAACACAGCCAGAGGATTCAAAGGTGCTAATATTACCACAAACACGACAGACCCAGACCTTCTTGTGGTCACAGTTACACAAGCTGAAGTTTCATATCATGAGGAGCCAATGCAAGGTCATGAAATGCAAGAAAAGATTGAAGTTGACACCACCACCATTGTCAAGACTGATGACAGCAGTACTACCAGTTCTCCACACCAGGTTCTAGCCCTTGAATGTGGCCCCATGCTAAAAAAGGAGCATGAACAAACGGCATATGGTGCAGATTTGTGTGCTATAGAGATTCTGGAGTTGCAGGCAATAGCAGTGCAGTTCAAATACCAAAGTCATCTCTTAGAGCTGCTTGAGGAGCAGAACAGAAGCACTATGAAGCAAAACCTCTCCCTTCAGGCCCAGCTGGTTAACCTGCAGCAGCGCAATGACAAGCTGGAGATGATGCTAGATCTGAATAAAGGCAAGCTCCTCACCAATCAGAAGGTTCTAGAGGAGAGTCATGACCTTAGGATTGACCTGACCGCTATGGCAGGCCATGCTAAAGAATTGGAGATAAACGCATCGGATCTTGCTGAGCTCCAGGTGTGCAATGAAAAGTGCGTCTGTGAGAATGTGGAGCTGGCAGAGCAAAAAATGAAACCGGAGAGAAGAGCGCAAGACCTGGAGAGCAAGACGCACATTGTCCGAGACTTCGAGGAGCAACACTCAAGCTTGATGAAGCAGATTATGAGCATGCATAAAGAGAATGCAAGGCTGAGCACAGCAGTGCAGGATCTGGAGCACCAGGATAAGGTGCTTCTGACACTGCAAGAAGAGACATCTGTAGACTCCTCAGATGATTCCTTTCAGGACCTCAGCTTCCAGCTGGGAGTGAAGATTGCCACAATGTGGGAGCTGGAAGACTGCTGCTTGGAGTTTGACAAACAGAACCCTTGTCTGCAGTCTGCATTTACTCACCTGCAGAAGAAGTCTCTCAGGATCAAGAAGAAGATACAGGAACATAG GAATGAAGCTGGACGTCTGGCTGAGGAAAACCTCCTTTTGAGACAGAATATCTCAGAACTGAGGGAAGAGGACCTGAAAGAGAAGCAGCAGGAGCTGCT ACTGAAAGTGGAGCACTTCCGGAAGGAGAAAAACGCTGCTCAGAAGATGGCTGATGGTTTGAAGAGGCAG ATTTCTGAGCTGCGTCGTCGTGGTAAACAGCTAGAGGAGGAGAACAGTGCTTTATCACAGCAGAATGCAAAACATGCACTCGGTGTTAACACACTTCAACATACTCTCGAGGACGTGATCATCCATCATGGAAATGGTTCCTTCAGTGAAAGGAGTGAG ATAAAAGACGGATCGTTTGCAGCATCTGTTAGCAGAACCGAAAAGctggaagaggagaagaagctTCTACGAACAGAACTGAATCGCTGTGTGGAGAAG ATGGCTCAGCTTCGTTCAGCAGAAACTCAGCTGGCTCAGCTCTTGCAAGAGAGACAGCAGGCAGACAAACATAACAAAGCGTTACGTACACAAATGATCAAGGCACAGGAGAAT ATCCAAGCACTGGATTTTACACTGCAAGGGCTGACTCAGCAGAACGCTCGTCTGAAATCGGACCTGCGCGTGACACAACAAGAGCGAGACActctcaaacaggaagtgatctcACTGCATAAACAGCTGCAGGATACCAGTGAAAAG TGTCGTTTGGTGGAGATGTCTGTATCAGGCAGCTCGCACCAGGGAAAGCATGTGTGGGCGGAGATGTCTGGGCTGAAGGAGGCAGAGCTGAATTTGTTGCGTGAAGAAAATCAGAGACTGCTTCGAGAGATCAATGATGCACGGCTGGAGCTCAGCTCTGCACGAGAGAAG GCTCGACAGCTGGAGGCACTGGTGTTGAGTGTGAAACTGCAGAAGCAGCAGAATCAAGCAAGCCTGGCCAAGACGGCAGAGCAGGAGAGATTAGCTCTCAAACGAGAGATGGAGGCTCTGCAAACGCAATTAAACAATACG CTGTGTGACGGTAGTGAAGAGCAGAGAGAAATTGAGAATCTTCATGCGGAGAATGAGAGACTGAGGAACAGACAGACAATACTAGAGTCCCAACTGATGGAG GCTCAGATTATAGCCATGTTACCGCCATCGCCACGGCGACTGTCAGCGGAGCGAAGAGGACAGCGCCATGTAGATGAGATGAACCCGGACATGAAT AAAGAGCAGGAAGTGGCACTGTTAAAGATGGAGGAAAAGATGAAGGATGTGGAGCTCACACTCCGAAATGTCAAACTGTTGCTGAAAGAGAAGGTTTCCCAGCTGAAGGAGCAG CTGAATAAGAACAGTAAAGCAGATGTGTTGATCAAGGGTCTTTATGTGGAGAATGCTCAGCTATTGAAGGCTCTGGAAGTGAGTGAGCAGAGGCAAAAGGTGGCAGAAAAGAAGAATTACCTCCTGGAGGAGAAAATCTCCAGTCTCAATAAGATCGTTCGTGAACTAAGTCCCTCGCCACTAATGCCCGTGCCATACCACATGACCCGCTCCTGA